One part of the Halopenitus persicus genome encodes these proteins:
- a CDS encoding IclR family transcriptional regulator, with product MDAPSEEPHGRRIQSVEIAFNVIEVLQRQDHTSVTEIAEELGHSKSTVHSHLRTLEDRKLLVKEDDGYRLSLKVLDMAETVRGQIGNYDVIKSEADSLATETNEVSQFGIEEHGMVSYLYKATGEQAVETVSHVGMQQPMYSTSLGKSILTHLPDDRTDEIVESIEFSPKTSNTITSPEALYEELDRVAERGYATDDEENIEGLRCVAAPVTSDETVLGAISVSGPSSRITDERLHGELADSVQRAANIIELNTKFS from the coding sequence ATGGATGCCCCATCGGAGGAACCACACGGTCGCCGGATACAGTCGGTCGAAATAGCGTTCAACGTCATCGAGGTTCTCCAACGGCAGGACCACACGAGCGTCACGGAGATCGCCGAGGAGCTCGGCCACTCGAAGAGCACGGTCCACAGCCATCTCCGGACGCTCGAGGACCGCAAACTGCTGGTCAAGGAGGACGACGGCTATCGGCTCAGTCTCAAGGTTCTCGACATGGCCGAGACGGTCCGCGGCCAGATCGGCAACTACGACGTCATCAAAAGCGAGGCCGATAGCCTCGCGACCGAGACCAACGAGGTTAGCCAGTTCGGCATTGAGGAACACGGGATGGTGTCGTACCTGTACAAGGCGACCGGCGAGCAGGCCGTCGAGACCGTCTCACACGTCGGCATGCAGCAGCCCATGTACTCCACGTCGCTCGGCAAATCGATCCTCACGCACCTGCCGGACGACCGAACCGACGAGATCGTGGAATCGATCGAGTTCTCCCCCAAAACGTCGAACACGATCACCTCTCCGGAGGCGCTCTACGAGGAACTCGATCGGGTCGCGGAACGCGGGTACGCCACCGACGACGAGGAGAACATCGAGGGGCTTCGTTGCGTCGCCGCGCCGGTCACGAGCGACGAGACGGTCCTCGGCGCGATCAGCGTTTCCGGGCCGTCGAGCCGGATCACCGACGAGCGGCTTCACGGCGAGCTCGCCGACAGCGTCCAACGCGCCGCGAACATCATCGAACTCAACACCAAGTTCTCCTAA
- a CDS encoding valine--tRNA ligase, translating into MPSGEYDPDAAEARWQRRWVDDETFAYPEETADPDTAFAIDTPPPTVSGNLHWGHVYGSILQDVVARFHRMHGRDVLYPFGYDDNGIASERLTERELDVRHQDFERREFQRKCREVCREYEADFTEKMQGMGLSIDWNNTYRTISPEVQRVSQLSFVDLYEKGREYREQAPAIWCPECETAISQVETEDDEQDSHFHDIEFTVAGSGEGFTISTTRPELLPACVAVFVHPDDDGNQHLVGEEATIPLFGHDVPIIADDRVDMETGSGIVMCCTFGDQTDIEWYQAHDLDLRVAIDESGHLTDVAGPYEGMHSAEAREAIVSDLEEEGALLDRRAITHTVNVHERCGVGVEFLVTEQWYVRVLDKREEYLQAGREMEWFPEKMFTRYEHWVEGLQWDWLISRQRSSGIPFPVWYCADCDHAIVAAKDDLPVDPLSDDPPVDACPECGHEAFVPEDDVLDTWATSSLTPLINAGWDWDEAAGEFTMDRPEIYPMDVRPQGHDIISFWLFHTVIKCYEHTGEVPFESTMINGMVLDENREKMSKSKGNVVDPDAVMEQFPVDAARFWAAGSSIGDDLPYQEKGLRAGEKLIRKLWNASKLVASLAPEPYPEKPDELAELDRWLLAEIDREIERLTERLENREFSKARDGFRTFFWGTFCDDYLEIAKQREDDSARYTLRTAHRRFLKLFAPLLAHVTEEIWHDEYADGAADGASGEASAAAESIHLADWPDPLGLEADHDAGELAMAVVGALRKFKSDRGLPLNAALDVVEVYGDVRGFEDDVTGVMHVEDLRVHPDAEAPVETVTTGIDLDYATVGPAYGGDVPDIEAAIEAGEYELVDGELHAAGHELAPEEFTVETDRRYQGAGELLEAGDAAVIVRVDAE; encoded by the coding sequence ATGCCCAGCGGAGAGTATGACCCCGACGCCGCCGAGGCGCGCTGGCAGCGCCGGTGGGTCGACGACGAGACGTTCGCCTATCCGGAGGAGACCGCCGACCCGGACACCGCCTTCGCGATCGACACGCCCCCGCCGACCGTCTCGGGCAACCTCCACTGGGGCCACGTCTACGGCTCGATCCTCCAGGACGTCGTCGCCCGGTTCCACCGGATGCACGGCCGGGACGTCCTCTACCCGTTCGGCTACGACGACAACGGGATCGCCTCCGAGCGGCTGACCGAGCGCGAACTCGACGTCCGCCATCAGGACTTCGAGCGTCGCGAGTTCCAGCGGAAGTGTCGGGAGGTCTGCCGGGAGTACGAGGCCGACTTCACCGAGAAGATGCAGGGGATGGGCCTGTCGATCGACTGGAACAACACCTACCGCACCATCTCCCCGGAGGTCCAGCGCGTCTCCCAGCTCTCGTTCGTCGACCTCTACGAGAAGGGCCGCGAGTACCGCGAGCAGGCGCCCGCCATCTGGTGTCCCGAGTGCGAGACCGCCATCTCGCAGGTCGAGACCGAGGACGACGAGCAGGACTCCCACTTCCACGACATCGAGTTCACCGTCGCCGGCTCCGGGGAGGGGTTCACCATCTCCACCACGCGGCCGGAACTCCTGCCGGCCTGCGTCGCCGTGTTCGTCCATCCCGACGACGACGGGAATCAGCACCTCGTCGGCGAGGAGGCGACGATCCCGCTGTTCGGCCACGACGTGCCGATCATCGCCGACGATCGCGTCGACATGGAGACCGGGTCGGGGATCGTGATGTGCTGTACCTTCGGCGACCAGACCGACATCGAGTGGTACCAGGCCCACGACCTGGATCTACGCGTCGCCATCGACGAGTCCGGCCATCTCACCGACGTCGCCGGCCCCTACGAGGGGATGCACTCCGCGGAGGCCCGCGAGGCGATCGTGAGCGACCTCGAGGAGGAGGGCGCGCTGCTGGACCGCCGCGCGATCACCCACACCGTGAACGTCCACGAGCGCTGCGGGGTCGGCGTGGAGTTCCTCGTCACCGAGCAGTGGTACGTCCGGGTTCTCGACAAGCGCGAGGAGTACCTTCAGGCCGGCCGCGAGATGGAGTGGTTCCCCGAGAAGATGTTCACCCGGTACGAACACTGGGTCGAGGGGCTGCAGTGGGACTGGCTCATCTCCCGGCAGCGCTCCTCGGGCATCCCGTTCCCGGTCTGGTACTGCGCGGACTGCGACCACGCGATCGTCGCCGCGAAGGACGACCTCCCGGTCGATCCGCTCTCCGACGACCCGCCGGTCGACGCCTGCCCGGAGTGCGGCCACGAGGCGTTCGTCCCCGAGGACGACGTGCTCGACACCTGGGCCACCTCCTCGCTCACGCCGCTCATCAACGCCGGCTGGGACTGGGACGAGGCGGCCGGCGAGTTCACGATGGATCGTCCGGAGATCTACCCGATGGACGTCCGCCCGCAGGGCCACGACATCATCTCCTTCTGGCTGTTCCACACGGTGATCAAGTGTTACGAACACACCGGCGAGGTGCCCTTCGAGTCGACGATGATCAACGGGATGGTTCTCGACGAGAACCGCGAGAAGATGTCGAAATCGAAGGGCAACGTCGTCGACCCCGACGCCGTGATGGAGCAGTTCCCGGTCGACGCCGCCCGATTCTGGGCCGCCGGCTCCTCGATTGGCGACGACCTGCCGTACCAGGAGAAGGGCCTGCGCGCGGGCGAGAAGCTCATCCGCAAGCTCTGGAACGCCTCGAAGCTGGTCGCGTCGTTGGCCCCCGAGCCCTACCCGGAGAAGCCCGACGAGCTCGCCGAGCTCGACCGGTGGCTGCTCGCGGAGATCGACCGGGAGATCGAGCGGCTCACGGAGCGCCTCGAGAACCGGGAGTTCTCGAAGGCCCGCGACGGCTTCCGGACGTTCTTCTGGGGAACTTTCTGTGACGACTACCTCGAGATCGCCAAACAGCGGGAGGACGACTCGGCCCGGTACACCCTCCGGACGGCGCATCGTCGGTTCCTGAAGCTGTTCGCGCCGCTGCTTGCCCACGTGACCGAGGAGATCTGGCACGACGAGTACGCGGACGGCGCAGCCGACGGCGCGTCCGGCGAGGCGTCCGCGGCCGCCGAGTCGATCCACCTCGCCGACTGGCCCGACCCGCTCGGGCTCGAGGCGGACCACGACGCCGGCGAGCTCGCGATGGCGGTCGTCGGCGCGCTCCGGAAGTTCAAAAGCGACCGGGGGCTCCCGCTCAACGCCGCCCTCGACGTCGTCGAGGTCTACGGCGACGTCCGCGGCTTCGAGGACGACGTCACCGGCGTGATGCACGTCGAGGACCTCCGCGTCCACCCCGACGCCGAGGCGCCCGTCGAGACCGTCACGACCGGGATCGACCTCGACTATGCCACGGTCGGTCCGGCGTACGGCGGCGACGTCCCCGACATCGAGGCCGCGATCGAGGCCGGCGAGTACGAGCTCGTCGACGGCGAGCTCCACGCCGCGGGCCACGAGCTGGCGCCCGAGGAGTTCACCGTCGAGACCGACCGCCGGTATCAGGGCGCGGGCGAGCTGCTTGAGGCAGGCGACGCCGCCGTGATCGTTCGCGTCGACGCCGAGTGA
- the pheT gene encoding phenylalanine--tRNA ligase subunit beta, which yields MPVVDVDPDELRELTGHEKTDEEFIDDLFALGLEFEGETDEGELQLEFAPDRLDRLSVEGIARSLRYHYGDARGVHVPDTNDADWTIEVADSVPDERPYVTGAVVRGVDLDDDALDSLIQLQEKLHATMGRKRAKGAIGIHDLTMIKGNAGGDGDGNAITYRGVEPDGDTFVPLDSDAEMTPADVLANHDTGRTYADLVAEYDRYPAIYDDLGLFSFPPVINGRRTEVTTGSRELLVEMTGTDQWTIDRMLAIVCYALSARGATIEDVEVAYPDADAATSASTDADADADADADATHPSAGRTLVRPDLEVTEKSVSHDRIESTIGVAFDPDEVVDLLERSGLDATYTLGEEVVYDVEIPPYRVDVLHPYDLVDDVGRAYGFNDLEPRYPDVGTVGGRHDRSRLEDAARASLVGLGFEDLLNFHMISGPENYDRLRVEPGTEVLGGGDPVEITEPYSEDYTQLRTWALPSLLMVLERNTHRTYPQDLAEIGLAAERDDAENTRVAERRTVAAVLARTDASYEDAKARLQAVCRDFDVALETPPTDHPTFIDGRTAAIEIDGERVGVIGEVHPAVLVEHDLELPVAAFEFRLDALE from the coding sequence ATGCCCGTCGTCGACGTCGACCCCGACGAGCTGCGCGAGCTGACCGGCCACGAGAAGACCGACGAGGAGTTCATCGACGACCTGTTCGCGCTCGGGCTGGAGTTCGAGGGCGAGACGGACGAGGGAGAGCTCCAGCTCGAGTTCGCCCCCGACCGCCTGGACCGACTTTCGGTCGAGGGAATCGCCAGGTCGCTCCGGTACCACTACGGCGACGCCCGCGGCGTGCACGTTCCCGACACGAACGACGCCGACTGGACGATCGAGGTCGCGGACTCGGTCCCCGACGAGCGACCGTACGTCACCGGCGCGGTCGTTCGTGGCGTGGATCTGGACGACGACGCGCTCGATTCGCTCATCCAGCTCCAGGAGAAGCTCCACGCGACGATGGGCCGCAAGCGCGCGAAGGGCGCGATCGGCATCCACGACCTGACGATGATCAAGGGCAACGCGGGAGGCGACGGCGACGGCAACGCGATAACCTACCGCGGGGTCGAGCCCGACGGCGACACGTTCGTCCCGCTCGATTCGGACGCCGAGATGACTCCGGCGGACGTGCTCGCGAACCACGACACCGGCCGCACCTACGCCGATCTCGTCGCCGAGTACGACCGCTATCCGGCCATCTACGACGACCTCGGGCTCTTCTCGTTCCCGCCGGTCATCAACGGGCGCCGGACCGAGGTGACCACGGGGAGCCGCGAGCTGCTCGTGGAGATGACGGGCACCGACCAGTGGACGATCGACCGGATGCTGGCGATCGTCTGTTACGCGCTGTCGGCCCGCGGCGCCACGATCGAGGACGTCGAGGTGGCGTATCCCGACGCCGACGCCGCCACTTCGGCGTCGACAGACGCCGACGCCGACGCCGACGCCGACGCCGACGCCACCCACCCCAGCGCCGGGCGGACGCTCGTCCGGCCCGACCTCGAGGTGACCGAGAAGTCGGTCTCCCACGACCGCATCGAGTCGACGATCGGCGTCGCGTTCGACCCTGACGAGGTCGTCGACCTCCTCGAGCGCTCCGGGCTCGACGCGACCTACACGCTCGGCGAGGAGGTCGTCTACGACGTCGAGATCCCGCCGTACCGCGTCGACGTCCTCCACCCCTACGACCTCGTGGACGACGTCGGGCGCGCGTACGGATTCAACGACCTGGAGCCACGCTACCCCGACGTCGGAACCGTCGGCGGCCGCCACGACCGGTCGCGGCTCGAGGACGCCGCCCGCGCGAGCCTCGTCGGGCTCGGGTTCGAGGACCTGCTCAACTTCCATATGATAAGCGGTCCGGAGAACTACGACCGGCTGCGCGTCGAGCCCGGGACCGAGGTCCTCGGGGGCGGCGATCCCGTCGAGATCACCGAGCCGTACAGCGAGGACTACACGCAGCTGCGCACGTGGGCGCTCCCCTCGCTGCTGATGGTCCTCGAGCGGAACACTCACCGGACGTACCCGCAGGATCTGGCGGAGATCGGGCTGGCCGCCGAGCGCGACGACGCGGAGAACACCCGGGTCGCAGAGCGTCGGACCGTCGCGGCCGTCCTCGCCCGGACCGACGCGAGCTACGAGGACGCGAAAGCCCGGCTGCAGGCGGTCTGTCGCGACTTCGACGTCGCTCTCGAGACGCCCCCGACCGACCATCCGACCTTCATCGACGGGCGCACCGCCGCGATCGAGATCGACGGCGAGCGGGTCGGCGTGATCGGCGAGGTTCACCCCGCCGTGCTCGTCGAGCACGACCTGGAGCTGCCGGTGGCGGCCTTCGAGTTCCGGCTGGACGCGCTGGAGTAG
- a CDS encoding dihydrodipicolinate synthase family protein — protein MGSAAEQVQDRLRGVAVGLLTPFDETNQIVHDGIRENATRIYDAGIRTFLAAANISEYHSLSRDERVAVVETAVDALPEDACVLAGVGGSTSNARDLIRAYDDVGADAMMIMPPDHTYLHERGLLAYYEKLDEASNRPLVPYVRGFDPSVEYLGDLTRIDGVAGIKYALPDPIKLGAGVAAGADDVVWVDGLAEPYAVSFWAEGAEGFSAGVSNFRPEVGLELFEALSAGEWERARALRNACLPYQDFRDETGEDNQIDGAISIPAVKKGLDLAGLNGGAVREPIRPLSAADERRAEELYEQLDRDIERQLERERPAASEQ, from the coding sequence ATGGGATCAGCAGCCGAGCAGGTGCAGGACCGCCTCCGCGGCGTGGCGGTCGGGCTCCTGACGCCGTTCGATGAGACGAATCAGATCGTACACGACGGGATCCGCGAGAACGCGACGCGGATATACGACGCCGGGATCCGGACGTTCCTGGCTGCGGCCAACATCAGCGAGTACCACTCGCTCTCGCGGGACGAACGGGTCGCCGTGGTCGAGACCGCCGTCGACGCGTTGCCGGAGGACGCCTGCGTGCTGGCGGGGGTCGGCGGGAGCACGTCGAACGCCCGGGATCTGATCCGCGCGTACGACGACGTCGGCGCCGACGCGATGATGATCATGCCGCCGGACCACACGTATCTGCACGAACGCGGCCTGCTGGCGTATTACGAGAAGCTGGACGAAGCGAGCAACCGACCGTTGGTGCCGTACGTCCGGGGATTCGATCCGTCGGTGGAGTACCTCGGGGATCTCACGCGGATCGACGGCGTGGCCGGGATCAAGTACGCGCTGCCCGACCCGATCAAGCTGGGCGCGGGCGTGGCCGCGGGCGCGGACGACGTCGTCTGGGTCGACGGACTGGCCGAGCCGTACGCCGTCTCGTTCTGGGCGGAGGGTGCCGAGGGGTTCTCCGCCGGCGTCAGCAACTTCCGGCCGGAGGTCGGGCTCGAGCTCTTCGAAGCCCTCTCGGCGGGCGAGTGGGAGCGTGCCCGCGCGCTCCGGAACGCCTGTCTCCCGTATCAGGACTTCCGCGACGAGACGGGGGAGGACAACCAGATCGACGGCGCGATCAGCATCCCGGCGGTCAAGAAGGGGCTGGATCTGGCGGGACTGAACGGCGGCGCGGTTCGGGAACCGATCCGCCCGCTCAGCGCGGCGGACGAGCGGCGGGCTGAGGAGCTCTACGAACAGCTGGACCGTGACATCGAACGGCAGCTCGAACGGGAACGGCCGGCGGCGAGCGAGCAGTGA
- a CDS encoding M28 family metallopeptidase, giving the protein MSEIPPAIVGDAYLNERSWEFLEELTDIGNRLAGTDGEKEARELVKKQFSAIDAHNIETNEFEFPGWQRGTTTLEVNGSNRWQLDRQHEIVALPGSPSGDIEAEIYSIDAGVPGDFDSTELEGKIVMTSNRTPAGVNRRLQRYEKYARAANAGAVGFLFRNQIPGCVPAVGTVNPWADTTNDDTLIGSVVGAAISREEGRRILRHLKKGSVTASLEVNCTKAPAKSKNIEAVLGPESKEEVLLTAHIDAHDLGNGARDNGFGSALVVEVGRLLSQIESELDSRVRLVLFGAEEFGLYGSDYWIKNNNSENIKCVINLDGIGFSNNLYVRTHGFDEIGRAFKEVEDEVHTPVKVTDELNMYGDHWTFASNGVPSAYVGSEQRDSTSGVTPKGWGHTHADTLDKHNYRDFRELAIALTTGIIKLTENERKIAAASTEEVRSALIDQGYEDTLKVTDRWRW; this is encoded by the coding sequence ATGTCAGAGATCCCACCAGCGATTGTCGGAGATGCGTATCTAAATGAACGCAGTTGGGAATTCTTGGAAGAGCTAACCGACATTGGCAACCGGTTAGCCGGAACTGATGGAGAAAAAGAAGCCCGTGAACTCGTCAAAAAACAGTTTTCTGCCATAGACGCTCACAATATCGAAACAAATGAATTCGAATTTCCCGGCTGGCAACGTGGCACAACAACACTCGAGGTAAACGGATCCAACCGTTGGCAACTTGACCGGCAGCATGAGATCGTAGCTTTACCGGGTAGCCCGTCAGGTGATATCGAGGCAGAAATATACAGCATTGATGCGGGGGTTCCGGGCGACTTTGATTCGACCGAATTGGAGGGCAAGATCGTGATGACGTCGAATCGGACACCTGCTGGCGTCAATAGACGTCTCCAGCGATATGAGAAATACGCTAGAGCTGCTAATGCTGGCGCAGTCGGATTTTTATTCCGAAACCAGATCCCTGGGTGCGTTCCGGCGGTTGGTACAGTAAATCCATGGGCTGATACTACAAATGACGATACTCTGATTGGCTCAGTGGTTGGTGCAGCGATTTCTCGAGAGGAGGGGAGGCGAATTCTCCGTCATCTAAAAAAAGGATCCGTGACGGCATCGCTTGAAGTCAATTGTACAAAAGCACCTGCCAAGTCGAAAAATATTGAGGCTGTTTTGGGCCCAGAATCAAAAGAGGAGGTCCTTCTCACGGCGCACATTGATGCACATGACTTAGGGAACGGCGCCAGAGATAACGGATTCGGTTCTGCACTCGTCGTTGAGGTCGGGAGACTCCTGTCGCAAATCGAATCTGAACTTGACTCGAGAGTGCGACTGGTGCTATTTGGAGCGGAAGAGTTTGGATTATACGGATCGGACTATTGGATCAAAAATAACAATTCTGAGAATATTAAGTGTGTAATAAATTTAGATGGGATCGGATTTTCAAACAATTTGTACGTGAGAACTCATGGATTTGACGAGATTGGTAGGGCGTTCAAGGAAGTGGAAGACGAGGTGCACACGCCAGTGAAGGTAACTGATGAATTAAATATGTATGGTGACCATTGGACATTCGCCTCGAATGGAGTGCCATCTGCGTATGTCGGATCGGAACAACGGGATTCAACGTCTGGCGTTACACCGAAGGGGTGGGGACATACGCACGCTGACACACTCGACAAGCATAATTATCGAGATTTCAGGGAACTCGCAATTGCACTTACGACGGGCATCATAAAACTCACCGAAAATGAGCGAAAGATCGCTGCTGCTTCTACAGAGGAGGTACGGAGCGCCCTGATTGATCAAGGGTATGAAGATACTCTAAAGGTAACAGACCGATGGCGATGGTGA
- the pheS gene encoding phenylalanine--tRNA ligase subunit alpha — MRLTEAQLAVLEAASATDDRPIDDLAAEIDEKPETVTRAAFELADEGLLTVSEADRVSVTITDEGREYVESDLPEIRLHRAALDAGADEDPRSMGEIIGRAGLEGPAVDIALSNYARKGYGTIESGEITAAPDVDPAEDPELLALEAIDAATADREGSVQPPESVDDDVLESLERRGLVDRTESTVRSVTLSEEGVTALMEGIETAETVDRLTPELLTSGDWRDVEFAEYNVEADAETATGGRKHILRQTADRVKDVLVGMGFREMEGPHADSEFWINDCLFMPQDHPARTHWDQFALDLPPMEQIPPGLLERVERAHREGWGEDGDGYHSPWTEDVARAIDLRGHTTSLSMRHLSGFALGDLEPPQRFFSVEKVYRNDTLDPTHLLEFFQIEGWVMAEDLSVRDLMGTFEEFYRQFGITDVQFKPHYNPYTEPSFELFGRHPETNELIEIGNSGMFREEVLGPLGVECDVMAWGLALERLLMLMYGFDDIRDVHGTLCDLELLRETEVVR; from the coding sequence ATGCGACTCACGGAAGCCCAACTCGCGGTCCTCGAGGCCGCGAGCGCGACCGACGACCGACCGATCGACGATCTCGCGGCCGAGATCGACGAGAAACCCGAGACAGTCACGCGAGCCGCCTTCGAGCTCGCGGACGAGGGACTGCTCACGGTCAGCGAGGCCGACCGGGTCTCGGTGACGATCACCGACGAGGGCCGCGAGTACGTCGAAAGTGACCTCCCCGAGATCCGACTCCATCGTGCGGCCCTCGACGCCGGTGCCGACGAGGACCCCCGGTCGATGGGCGAGATCATCGGCCGGGCAGGCCTCGAGGGGCCGGCGGTCGACATCGCCCTGTCGAACTACGCCCGCAAGGGCTACGGAACCATCGAGTCCGGCGAGATAACCGCCGCTCCCGACGTCGACCCCGCCGAGGATCCCGAACTCCTCGCGCTCGAGGCGATCGATGCGGCGACGGCCGATCGAGAGGGATCCGTCCAACCGCCCGAATCGGTCGACGACGACGTCCTCGAGAGCCTGGAGCGCCGCGGACTCGTCGACCGCACCGAGTCGACCGTGCGCTCGGTCACGCTCTCGGAGGAGGGTGTGACCGCCCTGATGGAGGGGATCGAGACGGCAGAGACGGTCGACCGACTCACGCCCGAACTGCTCACGAGCGGCGACTGGCGGGACGTGGAGTTCGCCGAGTACAACGTCGAGGCGGACGCCGAGACCGCCACGGGCGGTCGCAAGCACATCCTTCGGCAAACCGCCGACCGCGTGAAGGACGTCCTCGTCGGGATGGGCTTTCGGGAGATGGAGGGCCCGCACGCGGATTCGGAGTTCTGGATCAACGACTGCCTGTTCATGCCTCAGGACCACCCCGCGCGGACCCATTGGGACCAGTTCGCGCTGGATCTCCCGCCGATGGAGCAGATCCCGCCGGGGCTGCTCGAGCGCGTCGAGCGCGCCCACCGCGAGGGATGGGGCGAGGACGGAGATGGCTACCACTCCCCGTGGACCGAGGACGTCGCGCGGGCGATCGACCTGCGCGGCCACACGACCTCGCTGTCGATGCGGCACCTCTCCGGGTTCGCGCTGGGCGACCTGGAGCCGCCGCAGCGGTTCTTCTCGGTCGAAAAGGTCTACCGCAACGACACCCTCGATCCGACCCACCTGCTGGAGTTCTTCCAGATCGAGGGGTGGGTGATGGCCGAGGACCTCTCGGTGCGCGACCTGATGGGCACCTTCGAGGAGTTCTACCGGCAGTTCGGGATCACCGACGTGCAGTTCAAACCGCACTACAACCCCTACACCGAACCCTCCTTCGAGCTGTTCGGCCGCCATCCCGAGACGAACGAACTCATCGAGATCGGCAACTCGGGGATGTTCCGCGAGGAGGTGTTGGGCCCGCTGGGCGTCGAGTGCGACGTGATGGCGTGGGGACTCGCCCTGGAGCGACTGTTGATGTTGATGTACGGCTTCGACGACATCCGCGACGTGCACGGGACGCTGTGTGACCTTGAACTGCTGCGGGAGACGGAGGTGGTGCGGTAA
- the xacF gene encoding 2,5-dioxovalerate dehydrogenase has translation MPTTYENYVDGRWIESSTGETFAVRNPADTDEVVARFQDSERADLDAAVEAAVEAQAEWANTPGPERGAVLKRAGEVLERRRDEATEALVREEGKTRSEAGGEVGRAIDIFHYYAEKARELGGIEKAASGPNTDLSTKREPLGTVGLITPWNYPIAIPAWKLAPALATGNTVVHKPASAAPNVSRILYECLAEAGLPEGVANMVTGSGSEIGAPLADHEAVDAVSFTGSTAVGTAVAQSAADDLKRVQCEMGGKNPTVVMPSADVEEATEIVGVGAFGTTGQSCTACSRAIVHEDVYDEFLESIVAYAEDLTVADGFADPGMGPHVSESELESTLEYVAVGREDGATLETGGSELTGEGYDDGHFVEPTVFSGVSSDMRIAQEEIFGPVLSVMKVGSFDEAVAVANDVDYGLSASIVTQDLSEAHEFVDAVEAGVVKVNEKTTGVELHVPFGGYKDSSTTTYREQGDAGLDFFTATKTVYLNY, from the coding sequence ATGCCGACGACCTACGAAAACTACGTTGACGGAAGGTGGATCGAATCGAGCACGGGCGAGACGTTCGCGGTCCGGAACCCTGCCGACACCGACGAGGTGGTCGCTCGATTCCAGGATTCGGAACGCGCGGACCTCGACGCGGCCGTCGAGGCGGCCGTCGAGGCGCAAGCGGAGTGGGCGAACACGCCCGGTCCCGAGCGGGGTGCCGTACTGAAACGCGCCGGCGAGGTGCTCGAGCGGCGACGCGACGAGGCGACCGAGGCCCTCGTCCGGGAGGAGGGAAAGACGCGCAGCGAGGCGGGCGGCGAGGTCGGGCGCGCGATCGACATCTTCCACTACTACGCGGAGAAGGCGCGCGAGCTCGGCGGGATCGAGAAGGCAGCGAGCGGACCGAACACGGACCTCTCCACGAAGCGGGAGCCGCTGGGGACCGTCGGGCTCATCACGCCCTGGAACTACCCGATCGCGATCCCGGCCTGGAAGCTCGCCCCCGCCCTGGCGACCGGGAACACGGTCGTCCACAAGCCGGCATCGGCGGCGCCGAACGTCTCGCGGATCCTCTACGAGTGTCTCGCGGAGGCCGGCCTCCCCGAGGGCGTCGCGAACATGGTCACCGGGTCCGGAAGCGAGATCGGCGCTCCCCTGGCCGACCACGAGGCGGTCGACGCGGTCTCGTTCACCGGAAGCACGGCGGTCGGGACCGCGGTGGCGCAGTCGGCGGCGGACGACCTGAAGCGCGTCCAGTGTGAGATGGGTGGGAAGAACCCCACGGTCGTGATGCCGAGCGCGGACGTCGAGGAGGCCACCGAGATCGTCGGCGTCGGCGCCTTCGGAACGACGGGCCAGTCCTGTACCGCCTGTTCGCGGGCGATCGTCCACGAGGACGTCTACGACGAGTTCCTCGAGTCGATCGTCGCGTACGCGGAGGACCTCACGGTCGCGGACGGGTTCGCGGACCCCGGTATGGGACCGCACGTCTCCGAGAGCGAGCTCGAATCGACGCTGGAGTACGTCGCGGTGGGTCGGGAGGACGGCGCGACCCTCGAGACGGGCGGCAGCGAGCTCACCGGTGAGGGATACGACGACGGCCACTTCGTCGAGCCGACCGTCTTCTCCGGGGTGAGCTCCGACATGCGGATCGCCCAGGAGGAGATCTTCGGCCCGGTCCTCTCCGTCATGAAGGTCGGCAGCTTCGACGAGGCGGTCGCGGTCGCCAACGACGTCGACTACGGCCTCTCGGCGAGCATCGTAACGCAGGACCTCTCGGAGGCCCACGAGTTCGTCGACGCGGTCGAGGCCGGGGTCGTCAAGGTGAACGAGAAGACGACCGGGGTCGAACTTCACGTCCCGTTCGGAGGGTACAAGGACTCCTCGACGACCACCTACCGCGAGCAGGGCGACGCGGGGCTCGACTTCTTCACCGCGACGAAGACCGTCTACCTGAACTACTGA